In a genomic window of Aggregatimonas sangjinii:
- a CDS encoding glycosyl hydrolase yields MRTRSALLPLLLVGLLFFSCETTNEESASTLASDFRNPPEESKPRTWLHAMSGNMSKPGLTKDMEAIAEVGIGGVLLFNITQGIPNGPITYNSPEHHEMLKHTAAEAERLGLAFGVHNCDGWSASGGPWITPEESMKMVVWSETQTSGGEVEIALEKPSEREGFYKDIAVVAYPALSAELDDQENKPEITASDEGLNIALISNGKIDDQSKLTATNGKNPWLQFSYTRPKNIRSAKLIFNDRHATALLQVSEDGKNFKDVRDLFKVRTGKGEWAINDHFEPITSKYFRLQFNQQITLKEAQLTSTYYINNPLGRTAIARTEDHKLDAIGSPEAEMVIQKNSIRDLTEYMTSDGKLKAQLPEGDWTVLRFGYTSTGAYNNPASAEGKGLEVDKLSRPPFKKHYDAFIKKVVDNAGPVAPKALQYIEIDSYEMGGQNWTEDFVETFASRKGYDILTMLPLIAGRFVENSETSEAVLYDYRQVIADLMTENYFQYFTELCNADGLKSYIEPYGFGPLNDLDIGGVTDIPMGEFWMNRPITQTASAVSSAHIYGKPIISAESFTSNPTINWKGHPAMAKNSGDLAWTYGINEFMFHRFAHQANTHAEPGMTMNRWGFHFDRTQTWWKNAGAAWFTYIARGSHMLRQGYPVSDMLVYVGEGAPNSSYYRTDFEPAVPKEINFDNVNTDVLHKRLKIENGALRLPEGNSYEVLVLKNSETLSLETLKRILEIAKSGVPVFGEKPKYLAGYHPSEELRTEFQAIAAELAPLIGDITDWQKVMQSNITTPDLEILNGDAVDYAHRKTEEEDIYFFYNADTVGMKTFEASFRVVNKIPELWNPMDGSITKSAQFQNKKKSTTTNISLDAGESVFVVFREEAVALESVQEPVQHLQLSLSQDNGIKTTIFQNGNYSVPLSSGKKWNISITDIPQPIDISRNWEVSFDKGSGYGGTVQFDSLVDWSLHPNDSINYYSGTASYKKTISLNENQSDEGTQIFLNLGEVYIVAEVLVNGEKVAVSWMPPFVLDITDFLKNGANNIEVRLTNQWSNRLIGDERFPANDGGYKLGPHRATDLTMPDWYTENKPRPAGARTTFTTAPFYTKDDPLMPSGLLGPVRLEFSKTLEYVPE; encoded by the coding sequence ATGAGAACAAGAAGTGCACTCCTTCCCCTGCTACTAGTTGGACTACTATTTTTTTCGTGTGAAACGACCAATGAAGAAAGCGCCTCTACCCTAGCATCAGATTTTAGGAACCCGCCGGAAGAGTCTAAGCCCCGAACGTGGCTTCATGCTATGAGCGGCAATATGTCGAAACCCGGACTAACGAAAGACATGGAGGCCATCGCAGAAGTCGGTATTGGTGGCGTACTATTGTTCAATATCACCCAAGGTATACCTAATGGCCCGATTACCTACAACTCTCCTGAACACCATGAAATGCTCAAACATACTGCTGCAGAGGCCGAACGACTGGGGCTAGCTTTTGGAGTACATAATTGTGATGGTTGGTCCGCCAGCGGCGGTCCTTGGATCACCCCAGAGGAATCCATGAAAATGGTAGTTTGGAGCGAAACCCAAACATCTGGCGGAGAGGTGGAAATAGCACTTGAAAAACCCTCCGAACGCGAAGGATTCTACAAAGATATTGCTGTTGTCGCCTATCCCGCGCTATCCGCTGAATTGGACGACCAAGAGAACAAACCTGAAATTACTGCTTCGGATGAAGGCTTGAACATTGCATTGATTTCCAACGGAAAAATAGACGACCAATCAAAACTAACGGCTACCAATGGGAAAAATCCTTGGTTGCAATTCAGCTATACGAGGCCGAAAAACATACGTTCGGCAAAGCTTATCTTTAATGATCGCCACGCCACAGCACTATTGCAGGTTTCCGAAGACGGTAAGAATTTCAAAGACGTTCGGGATTTGTTCAAAGTACGTACCGGTAAGGGGGAATGGGCCATAAATGATCATTTCGAACCCATTACCTCAAAATATTTTCGCTTGCAATTCAATCAGCAGATCACGCTAAAAGAAGCACAGCTCACTAGTACCTACTACATTAATAATCCCTTGGGAAGAACCGCTATTGCCCGTACCGAAGATCACAAACTCGACGCCATAGGCAGTCCCGAGGCCGAAATGGTCATCCAAAAGAACAGTATCCGGGACCTGACCGAATACATGACTTCCGACGGTAAACTAAAAGCGCAATTGCCAGAGGGAGACTGGACGGTACTTCGATTCGGTTATACCTCAACGGGCGCCTATAATAATCCTGCCTCGGCAGAGGGAAAAGGCTTGGAGGTGGACAAATTGAGCCGTCCTCCCTTTAAAAAACACTACGACGCGTTCATCAAAAAGGTAGTTGATAATGCCGGTCCCGTTGCCCCCAAAGCGCTGCAATATATTGAAATCGACAGCTACGAGATGGGAGGTCAGAACTGGACCGAAGATTTTGTCGAAACCTTTGCCTCACGGAAAGGCTACGATATACTGACGATGCTTCCGTTAATCGCCGGACGCTTTGTGGAGAATTCCGAAACCTCCGAGGCGGTTCTCTACGATTACCGTCAAGTAATCGCCGATTTAATGACCGAGAACTATTTTCAGTACTTTACCGAGCTGTGTAATGCCGACGGCTTAAAAAGTTACATTGAACCTTATGGTTTTGGTCCCCTGAACGATTTGGATATTGGAGGTGTCACCGATATTCCTATGGGCGAATTTTGGATGAATAGACCTATTACACAAACGGCATCTGCCGTTTCTTCGGCCCATATTTATGGAAAACCCATTATTTCGGCAGAGTCGTTTACGTCTAATCCCACCATTAATTGGAAGGGGCATCCCGCAATGGCTAAAAATTCGGGTGATCTAGCCTGGACCTATGGTATCAATGAATTTATGTTTCACCGTTTTGCCCATCAAGCCAATACACATGCAGAACCCGGTATGACGATGAACCGTTGGGGCTTTCATTTTGATCGTACGCAAACATGGTGGAAAAATGCCGGTGCAGCTTGGTTCACTTATATCGCTCGCGGTTCACACATGCTTAGACAAGGTTACCCGGTAAGCGACATGTTGGTCTATGTAGGGGAAGGCGCACCGAATTCATCGTATTACCGAACGGACTTCGAACCCGCGGTTCCCAAGGAAATCAACTTTGACAATGTCAATACCGATGTGCTACACAAACGTTTAAAAATAGAAAACGGCGCTCTAAGACTTCCCGAAGGGAATTCGTATGAAGTGTTGGTCTTAAAGAATAGTGAAACCCTCTCCCTAGAGACCCTAAAAAGAATTTTGGAGATTGCGAAGAGCGGTGTTCCCGTATTTGGCGAGAAGCCAAAGTATTTAGCTGGCTACCATCCTTCCGAAGAACTTAGAACGGAGTTTCAGGCCATTGCGGCCGAATTGGCCCCGTTAATTGGTGATATTACCGATTGGCAGAAGGTAATGCAGTCGAATATAACAACTCCCGATCTCGAAATTTTGAACGGGGATGCCGTTGACTACGCCCATAGAAAAACTGAAGAAGAAGACATTTATTTCTTCTATAATGCGGATACCGTGGGTATGAAAACATTTGAAGCCTCCTTTAGGGTGGTAAATAAAATCCCGGAATTATGGAACCCGATGGATGGATCGATAACCAAGTCGGCACAATTTCAAAATAAGAAAAAAAGTACAACAACGAACATCTCCCTTGATGCCGGGGAATCGGTTTTTGTGGTTTTCAGGGAGGAGGCGGTCGCTTTAGAATCGGTACAGGAACCGGTACAGCATCTACAGCTTTCTTTATCCCAAGATAATGGCATAAAAACCACGATATTTCAAAATGGGAACTATTCGGTCCCCTTATCGTCTGGGAAAAAATGGAATATATCGATAACCGACATTCCCCAACCTATTGATATTTCCAGGAATTGGGAGGTTTCCTTTGACAAAGGAAGCGGATATGGCGGTACGGTACAATTCGACTCTTTGGTAGACTGGAGCCTCCACCCTAATGATTCCATCAATTATTACAGTGGTACTGCCTCATACAAAAAGACCATCAGCCTGAACGAAAATCAAAGCGATGAGGGTACCCAGATTTTCCTAAATTTAGGAGAAGTTTATATTGTTGCAGAGGTGCTTGTAAACGGTGAAAAGGTAGCCGTCAGCTGGATGCCCCCATTTGTATTGGATATCACCGATTTTCTAAAAAACGGTGCAAATAATATAGAAGTTCGCCTAACCAACCAATGGAGCAATCGTTTGATCGGTGACGAGCGATTTCCTGCGAATGACGGCGGTTACAAGTTAGGACCGCACCGGGCCACAGACCTGACCATGCCCGATTGGTACACCGAAAATAAGCCAAGGCCAGCTGGTGCGCGCACCACATTTACAACAGCACCCTTTTACACGAAAGACGACCCCTTAATGCCTTCCGGCCTATTGGGTCCGGTTAGACTGGAATTTTCAAAAACATTGGAGTATGTTCCTGAATGA
- a CDS encoding GMC oxidoreductase, protein MTIESDENTFDAIVVGTGISGGWAAKELCEKGLKTLVLERGRMVNHLTDYPTMHQDPWDIPNGGKTPAAIKAKYPKQSRWGFDETTRHFFNKDEEHDYDEVKRFDWIRGTQVGGRSLIWGKQSYRWSDLDFEANAKDGIGVDWPIRYKDIEPWYAYVEKHVGISGEALGLPQLPDSVFLKPMGLNCVEEHLKKGIAENYDDRVLTIGRVAHITEGTKPGAGRGTCQYRNRCKRGCPYGAYFSSNSSTLPMAEATGNMTIRPHSIVCEVLYDKNKKRATGVRVIDANTKEVLEFKSKIVFLCASSMASTAILMQSKSDAFPNGMGNASGELGHNIMDHQLGAGASGAIDGYDDKYYKGKRPNGFYIPRFRNINASSEKVDFIRGYGYQGGASRNSYGTMIAEYDYGKKLKEAILEPGGWRINLGGFGEVLPYHENHMFLDYDKLDQYGLPTIVFDAEFKENEKLMRKDWIIQAQEMLDNAGFKNVRATSRNSFIGSGIHEMGTARMGHNPKTSVLNKHNQVHEVPNVYVTDGACMTSSANQNPSLTYMALTARAADHAVNELKKRNL, encoded by the coding sequence ATGACGATAGAATCGGACGAAAATACTTTTGATGCCATTGTAGTAGGCACAGGGATTAGCGGAGGTTGGGCTGCAAAAGAGCTTTGCGAAAAAGGCCTCAAAACCCTCGTTCTGGAACGGGGTAGAATGGTAAACCACCTTACGGATTATCCGACCATGCATCAGGACCCCTGGGATATTCCCAATGGAGGAAAGACACCCGCCGCCATCAAGGCCAAATACCCAAAACAATCGCGTTGGGGTTTTGATGAAACCACACGCCACTTTTTCAATAAAGACGAAGAGCACGATTACGACGAGGTTAAACGTTTCGACTGGATTAGGGGAACGCAAGTTGGCGGTCGTTCGTTGATTTGGGGGAAACAAAGCTATCGCTGGTCAGACCTGGATTTTGAAGCCAATGCAAAAGATGGTATTGGCGTCGATTGGCCCATCAGATATAAAGATATCGAACCCTGGTATGCCTATGTAGAAAAGCATGTAGGTATAAGCGGGGAGGCATTGGGCCTACCACAATTGCCCGACAGTGTATTCCTAAAACCCATGGGATTGAACTGCGTAGAGGAGCATCTTAAAAAAGGAATTGCCGAGAATTATGACGATAGGGTATTGACCATAGGAAGAGTGGCGCACATTACCGAAGGGACGAAACCAGGCGCCGGACGGGGAACCTGCCAGTACCGAAACCGCTGCAAAAGAGGATGCCCATATGGAGCGTATTTCAGTTCGAATTCCTCTACCTTACCGATGGCCGAAGCTACCGGGAATATGACGATTCGACCACATTCCATCGTCTGTGAAGTATTATACGATAAGAATAAAAAGAGGGCCACCGGAGTTCGGGTTATCGATGCCAATACCAAAGAAGTATTGGAATTCAAATCGAAAATCGTATTTCTTTGTGCCTCCTCAATGGCTTCGACCGCTATCTTGATGCAATCAAAATCGGATGCATTTCCCAATGGCATGGGTAATGCAAGCGGCGAATTGGGGCATAATATCATGGACCACCAATTGGGTGCCGGCGCTTCGGGCGCGATAGACGGTTACGACGATAAATATTACAAAGGAAAAAGACCCAATGGCTTTTATATTCCCAGATTCAGGAATATCAATGCCTCCTCTGAAAAAGTGGATTTTATCCGTGGCTACGGATACCAAGGCGGGGCAAGTCGCAATTCCTACGGGACGATGATAGCGGAATACGATTATGGAAAGAAATTGAAAGAGGCCATACTTGAACCAGGTGGCTGGCGAATCAATCTTGGCGGTTTTGGCGAAGTACTCCCCTATCATGAAAATCATATGTTCCTCGATTATGACAAACTAGATCAGTATGGGTTGCCTACCATTGTTTTTGATGCAGAATTCAAGGAGAATGAAAAGCTCATGCGAAAAGATTGGATCATACAGGCACAGGAAATGTTGGATAATGCAGGATTTAAAAACGTGAGGGCAACCAGTAGAAATTCTTTCATCGGTAGTGGCATTCATGAGATGGGAACGGCACGCATGGGACACAACCCGAAGACCTCCGTACTGAATAAGCACAATCAAGTGCACGAAGTACCCAACGTTTATGTAACCGATGGGGCATGCATGACCTCCTCGGCAAACCAAAATCCTTCTTTAACCTATATGGCATTGACCGCAAGGGCGGCGGACCACGCAGTGAACGAACTAAAAAAACGTAACCTATAG
- a CDS encoding SusC/RagA family TonB-linked outer membrane protein, producing MNEKKITLRKARSKLSILFFVCGSVVVWSQQTITGTVSADDGPLPGASVVVKGTTKGVSTDFDGNYTIEAGADETLQFSYIGYSPKEVLVGNQTQINVVLEADNLLDEVVVIGYGTQRKSDLTGSVASVSAEDVAAIPVSRVDQALQGRAAGVQVTQTSGAPGAGTSIRVRGGNSITGSNEPLWVIDGIIVGTNFNLNNINANDVQSIEILKDASSIAIYGSRGANGVVLVTTKSGARVGGGKPQVSVGLYTSMQLVPDRPEYLNQAQQIEYTNQDAILRGVAEPFPGNPSDFPDNDFFDLLINPSPIYNADVSIAGSSENGNVNYYNSLNFFDQDGLIDNSGIQKYIFRSNLDFKLSDKLKAGLRINYSRIKQENGVVGYSGLLGILPTQPIFNDDGSFNGTNEVVGNPFNNPVATSQLDIDETTTGNLLGTVYLEYSPIEDLIIRSTFNPDITSSKRNEFTSSQRPDLPTTDSNARVSTISSFGWNNENTVQYSGDFGENHSFILLGGASFQKTTIETALSQAFGFTTDATTFNNLGTGSDPLRNLVGSGYSENQIVSFFGRLNYTFKDKYLLTLVGRSDGSSVFAPGNKYEFYPSIAAAWKITEEPFMQNQSIFQDLKLRASYGKSGNQAISPYNTLGVLVEGNTSFNGVEVPGAVLGRPANPDLKWETTTAFDIALEASLFGGRLFTEFNYYQKETNDLLLDVTIPRQTGYTNQLQNIGSLENKGWEFLLTSTNVARPDFSWNSTVTLSSNKNKILDLGGEEFIDVVVDQVLGAGNLRLIVGEPSPVFTGAQYLGTWKSQEEIDASGQDPATNAVGGPRYQDTDGDGTISNEDFEVLGNPWPDLIYGFENNFSYKNLDLNIYIQGTVGNEVYNLRTRNSFFIRGELPKYAEVADYWSPDNPTSDIPRPGFVEGAYQPNSFEIEDGSHLRLKNVRLTYNFPVEKMGWDGVKNMSLYASGTNLLLFSDFRLIDPESSRFGRSGLGNIAQGFSNGEYPNARILSLGLNVTF from the coding sequence ATGAACGAAAAAAAAATTACATTACGTAAGGCTAGGTCAAAGCTATCGATCCTATTTTTTGTATGTGGTTCGGTCGTGGTATGGTCGCAGCAAACCATTACGGGAACCGTGTCTGCCGATGATGGTCCCTTACCGGGCGCGTCGGTAGTGGTAAAAGGAACCACAAAAGGCGTGAGTACCGATTTCGATGGTAATTATACGATTGAAGCCGGTGCAGACGAAACCCTGCAGTTCTCCTATATAGGCTATTCTCCAAAAGAAGTCCTGGTAGGCAACCAAACCCAAATCAATGTGGTCTTAGAGGCCGATAACCTGCTCGACGAAGTTGTAGTCATCGGTTATGGAACGCAACGTAAATCGGACCTAACGGGTTCGGTTGCTTCGGTAAGTGCCGAAGATGTGGCAGCTATACCTGTTTCAAGGGTTGATCAGGCTTTACAAGGTAGGGCCGCAGGTGTGCAAGTTACACAAACTAGTGGTGCTCCTGGTGCGGGAACCTCCATTAGAGTTCGAGGGGGTAACTCCATTACAGGAAGTAACGAACCACTTTGGGTTATTGATGGTATTATTGTTGGCACGAATTTCAATCTGAATAATATCAATGCCAATGATGTCCAATCCATTGAAATATTAAAAGATGCCTCCTCTATTGCCATTTACGGGTCAAGGGGTGCAAATGGAGTGGTCTTGGTAACCACCAAAAGTGGGGCCCGTGTAGGTGGGGGTAAACCTCAAGTAAGTGTCGGTTTATATACCAGTATGCAGCTAGTTCCTGATCGACCGGAGTATTTAAATCAAGCACAACAAATAGAATACACCAATCAAGATGCGATACTTAGAGGTGTAGCCGAGCCATTTCCAGGAAATCCATCGGACTTCCCGGATAATGACTTCTTTGACCTTTTGATCAACCCATCACCGATATATAACGCAGATGTTTCTATAGCGGGCTCTTCAGAGAATGGAAATGTGAATTATTATAACTCGCTTAATTTTTTCGATCAAGATGGTCTCATCGATAATTCGGGAATACAAAAATATATTTTCAGATCAAATCTGGATTTTAAGCTAAGCGATAAGCTAAAAGCAGGCCTGCGTATAAACTATTCCAGAATTAAACAGGAGAACGGTGTTGTCGGCTATAGCGGTCTTTTGGGAATTTTGCCGACCCAACCCATATTTAACGATGACGGTTCTTTTAATGGAACCAATGAAGTTGTTGGCAACCCGTTCAATAACCCTGTTGCCACCTCGCAATTGGATATAGATGAGACCACCACAGGCAATTTATTAGGAACGGTGTATTTAGAGTATAGCCCTATTGAAGATTTAATCATACGCTCTACGTTTAATCCCGACATTACCAGCTCTAAAAGAAATGAATTTACGTCTAGTCAAAGACCGGATTTACCCACTACGGATAGTAATGCCAGGGTAAGTACCATATCATCTTTTGGATGGAACAACGAAAATACCGTACAATATTCTGGGGATTTTGGTGAGAATCATAGTTTTATTCTTCTAGGTGGCGCCTCTTTTCAGAAAACGACCATTGAAACTGCCTTGTCGCAAGCTTTTGGTTTTACTACGGACGCCACTACCTTCAACAACTTAGGAACAGGAAGCGATCCGCTCAGAAATCTCGTAGGTTCCGGTTACAGTGAAAATCAAATTGTTTCTTTCTTCGGAAGACTTAATTATACCTTTAAAGACAAGTATTTGCTAACATTGGTAGGTAGAAGTGACGGAAGTTCTGTGTTTGCTCCTGGCAATAAATATGAGTTTTATCCTTCTATAGCGGCTGCGTGGAAAATCACGGAAGAGCCTTTTATGCAAAATCAAAGCATCTTTCAAGATTTAAAATTGAGAGCCAGTTATGGTAAATCAGGAAATCAGGCGATTTCTCCTTATAATACCTTAGGGGTACTAGTTGAAGGAAATACCTCCTTTAATGGCGTTGAGGTTCCGGGAGCGGTACTGGGGAGACCGGCAAATCCCGATTTAAAATGGGAAACCACAACGGCATTCGATATTGCTTTAGAAGCTTCGCTTTTCGGCGGTAGACTCTTTACGGAATTCAACTATTACCAAAAAGAGACCAATGATCTGCTATTGGATGTAACCATTCCAAGACAAACAGGGTATACGAATCAACTACAGAATATTGGTTCTTTAGAGAACAAGGGATGGGAATTTTTGCTTACCTCTACTAACGTTGCCAGGCCTGATTTTAGTTGGAATTCTACCGTAACCTTATCGTCGAATAAAAATAAGATATTGGATCTTGGTGGAGAGGAGTTCATCGATGTAGTGGTAGACCAGGTTCTAGGTGCGGGGAACTTAAGGTTGATCGTTGGTGAACCGTCACCAGTATTCACGGGTGCACAGTATTTAGGCACTTGGAAAAGTCAAGAAGAGATAGATGCTTCAGGGCAAGATCCGGCAACAAATGCCGTTGGTGGGCCCAGATATCAAGATACCGATGGCGATGGTACCATATCTAACGAGGATTTTGAAGTGCTAGGGAATCCTTGGCCGGATCTGATTTACGGATTTGAAAACAACTTTTCCTATAAAAATCTTGATTTAAATATTTATATTCAAGGAACGGTCGGTAATGAAGTGTATAATTTGAGAACGCGTAATAGCTTTTTCATTCGCGGGGAGCTTCCGAAGTATGCAGAAGTTGCCGATTACTGGTCGCCCGATAACCCTACATCGGATATTCCTAGACCAGGGTTTGTCGAAGGTGCATACCAACCCAATTCGTTTGAAATTGAGGATGGTTCGCATTTGCGCCTAAAAAATGTACGATTGACCTATAATTTTCCGGTTGAAAAAATGGGATGGGATGGTGTAAAAAATATGTCACTTTATGCATCCGGGACTAATTTGCTACTATTCTCGGATTTTAGATTAATCGATCCCGAGTCGAGTCGATTTGGTAGAAGTGGTTTGGGTAATATCGCTCAAGGATTTTCAAATGGGGAGTACCCCAATGCCAGAATTTTAAGTTTAGGACTCAACGTAACTTTCTAA
- a CDS encoding RagB/SusD family nutrient uptake outer membrane protein: MKTKNILLFVFLLITFAGCEKFLEEEPRDIIAPENFFATDADAGQAITGLYSVIKNNSIYGQAGLDNWYDNGVDIIEPNRSHPIFEAMGNYTLSAVTADASNQLMSVSDTWQNLYRVILNANVIIDRVDGNEAISQDVQTDVIAQARFMRALSYWHITNLWGDAPFYNEPLNLNEIAELGRTDKDVIIASVLDDLDFAQNNLQSDYPEEDRGRASKWAAAMIEAKIHMKAQDWQAGLTKCLEIINESPHALLPTYAEVFDPANEYNAEIIWSLDFAKDITGQFEPAFPGRAFAGNNYWRPSLFNPRIRDEPANADDNQLLRDALAANGEEFNGTGLQIASVDFANKFPMNDLRRPLNIMGDYEGIPLNHTYMPKFMNRNFETSPRFNHGDNRLVFRLADVYLMAAECENELNGPADAFQYLNPIRQRAYETEDEWDLAGLDQQGFREAIYDERKWELAAEATRRYDLIRWGIYLDVVRNAEFKTYTPNVNIQDYHVLLPIPLNELQLNPNLTQNPGY, from the coding sequence ATGAAAACAAAAAATATACTATTATTCGTCTTCCTACTAATCACATTTGCCGGTTGTGAGAAGTTTTTAGAGGAAGAACCACGAGATATTATTGCTCCGGAAAATTTCTTTGCTACCGATGCTGATGCTGGACAAGCCATCACGGGTTTATATTCCGTAATTAAAAACAACTCTATCTACGGGCAAGCAGGGTTAGATAATTGGTACGATAACGGGGTTGATATTATAGAGCCAAATCGATCGCACCCAATTTTCGAGGCGATGGGTAATTACACGCTAAGTGCGGTCACTGCCGACGCCTCGAACCAATTAATGAGTGTGTCGGATACTTGGCAAAATCTATATAGAGTTATTTTAAATGCCAATGTTATCATTGATAGGGTCGATGGAAATGAAGCCATCTCACAAGATGTCCAGACCGATGTAATCGCACAGGCAAGATTCATGCGCGCATTGTCATATTGGCATATTACCAACCTTTGGGGTGACGCACCTTTTTACAATGAACCATTGAATTTGAATGAAATCGCGGAACTGGGAAGAACGGATAAAGATGTTATTATCGCCAGTGTGTTAGATGATTTGGATTTTGCACAAAATAATCTACAATCTGATTATCCGGAAGAGGACAGGGGGAGAGCCTCTAAATGGGCAGCAGCTATGATTGAAGCAAAAATACATATGAAAGCTCAAGATTGGCAAGCGGGTCTAACCAAATGTTTGGAAATTATTAATGAATCACCTCATGCACTACTCCCAACCTATGCCGAAGTTTTTGATCCTGCTAATGAATACAATGCGGAAATTATTTGGTCATTGGATTTTGCCAAAGATATTACAGGTCAATTTGAGCCAGCGTTCCCAGGGAGAGCATTTGCAGGGAATAATTATTGGAGACCAAGTTTATTTAACCCAAGGATAAGGGATGAACCGGCCAATGCAGATGATAATCAGCTTTTAAGGGATGCATTGGCGGCCAATGGAGAGGAATTCAATGGTACCGGACTTCAGATAGCATCAGTTGACTTTGCCAATAAATTTCCAATGAACGATTTGCGAAGACCGTTGAATATTATGGGTGATTATGAGGGCATTCCATTGAATCATACCTACATGCCTAAATTCATGAATCGCAATTTTGAGACTTCTCCACGTTTCAATCATGGCGATAATAGGTTGGTATTCAGGCTTGCAGATGTGTATTTAATGGCGGCGGAATGCGAAAATGAACTCAATGGACCAGCAGATGCCTTTCAATATTTGAACCCCATACGACAACGAGCCTATGAAACCGAGGACGAATGGGATTTAGCAGGTCTTGACCAACAAGGTTTTAGGGAGGCTATATACGACGAGCGTAAATGGGAGTTGGCAGCGGAAGCAACCAGAAGATACGATTTGATAAGATGGGGTATTTATTTGGATGTTGTTCGTAATGCGGAATTCAAAACGTATACTCCTAATGTAAACATCCAAGATTATCATGTTTTGTTGCCAATTCCTCTAAATGAGTTGCAATTGAACCCAAATTTAACTCAAAATCCAGGGTATTGA